The genomic DNA GCCGAGGGTGACGGCGTTGGGGCGGTTGTTGACCTGGCCGATCCACTGGGCCCAGTCGATCTTGATGCCTTCCTCGCTGGCGAAGGGCGGGCCGCTGTTGGGGTTGATGATAACGTTGAAGGTAAGGTCGGGGTGCGCGTCGATGGCTTCAATGGCCGCCCGCCAGTCTGCGGTGCCGTCGTAAGGCTTCTCCAGGTTGTTGATGGGGTAGACGTAGAGCGGCAGCAAGATGTCAACGGCCGCAACCGTGGAGGCCAAGAGACTTGCCAGTGGTAAGAGGGATTTCATCTTGGAACGATAATGTAGGATTCAGGGAGTCTTGAAGGGGAAGCGAGGCCAGTGTCTGAGTCTGACTTGTTGGATGCTCTGACTTGTGGTATGAATGGCGCACAGTTTTTTCTTTAACGGGAGCAGATGGTCCTTTTTGTACTCTGAAGATGGCCAGACAAGGCAGACCAGGCCAGCTCTTGGGCATCACTTCGGTTCGCCATTATGGAGTTCTAGCCCCTTGCTCGTGCATCTGAGACCAGGGCTCGGCTTACGGGATGATCCACAACTTTGGTGACAGGTGACTGATCGGCTTTGCAGGGCGAAGAGCGAGGGTATGTCTTGCTTTTCGCTTTCTCATCGTCATTGTGCCACGCTGGGCAATATCACGAGGGAAGATGATGTAGTGGCTACGAAGGCCTGTCGCAGTCTCAGTGATTAGACGGAGGCTCACGACGGGAGGGTCCCATGAAAGTTATTACTTGACCGGGCAAGCCGCGCCTCTTGAAAGAATGGGAAGTGCTGGCCCGGTCCTATGTCTACCCCCGAGCCAAATGATTAGTTGCTCAACGAACTATGTAGGCTGGAGTCGCTGGACCTGGTTCAGGTCCGGTTATCGATCATGGCCTTTGTTGCCTGAACCCCCATCGGCTACCTCTTTGCTCATCTCGCGATATACAGCCTCTAGGAATCGAATCGTTCCGATGGTAGAAGCTTTCTACCAGAGTCTACGACATATACGGGAGTTTTGACGTTTTGGACGTtagagagggaaagagacaattggagagagagagaaagagagagagagtaagACCGCAAGACTTTGTGTTCGAATAGTTAAAGATACAGGTACTTTTTGGTGGATCAGTCATGTCGTTTGGAAAACTCAGCAAAAGAGGTCAAGATACTTGGAAATCGGGCCATTCAAGCCTGGCACCGCGTCGAGTACCAACGTAGGTCTATTTGCTGCGCCAGGCAAGTTATCACTGATGGCGGTTTGCTGCAAAAGAACATGGGCCAGTCAGCCTATTTGTCTTTAGAATCTGTTCAAGGTTGAGTGTTGCAACAAGCTGTTGATATGAGCCTGCGGATTTATTCTACTACAGCCACTCTCAGTTGCGTCGTTTTGGCTAGAGAGAGTGAACAGGATTAAAGCGTGGGCGATGATGACAGCATCTAGCATTGTTTTTCTGTAGAGTTGAGAAGCTAAAGAGTTGTTCCATCAACAGTAACAGTCAAGGCATTGCATCTATCTAGAGAGTTGCCATTGTTCCCGGGAAACGTCAACATGTTCACACAGGATACGACACGCACGCCAGCATTCAGTTGGCTAGTTGATGTGAGCTACTTGAGATCACCAAGGTGGGTGGATCCATCCTCACCCAAGTCTTTTTGCAGTCTGAATCCAGCGTGTGTCAGAGGCGGCACGTGTTGCTTCCGAATCATTCATGTTTCCTAGCTGTTTAGTCTAGCTTGAGACGTCGACCTGGTCGAGCTGCTGATCAAGTTCGGCAGCTATGACACGTGTTAAGCCCAGTTTCAACTGACTGCTGCTTAGCTCTTTTCAATGTGAGAAATCGAGCTCGAAAACCCCTCCCCAAAAACTCGAGCAACGATGGATCTCGGTTCGGTGATGGGTGGGTACACGCCCAATACCAGCTCGAAGCGAATGGCGGCAATTAGTATGGATGACATTGCTGACGAGCGCTAGTGACCGTCCGTCAGCAGCGCGCCAGCCTGACAAGTGAGTGTCTACCATGGGTCCGCCGTGGATGCGTCGGAGACTCGGGGTAAGCAGAGCAGAGTCTGACGGCTGCCTCCTGATCCATGCGTCCTCCCCCAACGGAGAGACATGGCCGAGCCAAAGGTGCACTTTGCCAAGGCAAGGAACAAGTTGGGTGTATTCTCAAGTATCTGGATTAACTTCCGACGGGATGACGGACGTCAGGTTAAGACTCAGGCGATCGACAGCGGGCCCCTACAGCCAGCCTCCTAAACGTGGTAGTCGACATGTCAATGATATATCTCGGAGCATGGGTCGGAGCAGTAGGTGGGTTCGAGGTGGGATCCAAGTGCCCTGtgggaggggatggatgggtttTCCCCTTGGGCGGGTATCGATCGTTGGTCAAGAAATTCAAAACAAAAGCCGCTCTGCGGACGTGAACCATCCCGCCTCAAGCTTCAGAGATGGATGCGAGGTGTCCCCAGCTTGGTGTGACGATCCCATGCACATACGGAGTCCAGGCAACGGCCGAAAGTGCGAATCGGAAGGATGAGAAGCCCAGACCGACCACAAGCCCTACTCATCGGCGGCCACTGAGCGGATTTGAAGCCCGGTTTGTTACCTCGCATGCTGACCACCTTAGACCGCTTGGCCTCCCCCCCGCCACCCTTTCCCGGTGAACAGGCCCTTTCTGGTGTAAGTAGTGGGGGGGAAGGATTATCGAACGCGTGCGTGATATAAGACGGCAATTCGGggccgatggcgaagagTGCTCGTCCGTGGTATAAATATTAATATGTCCGGCCGTGGCTTCTATTAAAAGTTTGTACAAAactgtccccccccccccccgtgtTTTGAAGCCCACCTCCTACCTACATATAACACGCATGTCAAGCACAACATAACCACACTTGTCAAGCACAACATAAACACACTTGTCAAGCACAACCAACCATCCATCCCAACATGGCCGGCGATCCCTTCCGagtcatcatcatcggcggcggccccagCGGCATCACGGCCGCCTACGCCCTCTACCACGCCGGCATCGACTTCGTCGTGCTCGAGCGGCGCACCAACGTGGCCGAAGACCTCGGCGCCAGTCTGGTCCTGGGGCCCCCGAGCCTCCGCGTCTTCCACCAGTtcggcatcctcgacaagctcgccgagatcgGCGGCAACCTGTACGAGAACCGGGCCTTTACCACGGACGGACAGGTTTTCAAGTCTACCAGGGTCTTTGACGTGATGGTGGAAAAGTGAGttcttttcccccccccgtgtttccccccccttacTCTTTTCTAGCATCCTTTTCGTTCTCgcttctccccctccccccccctctctccttgTCTCGTCTTACCCATTCCCCACTGATCATCCTCATGCTACTCTGTatatccctcccccccccccccccccccatccctgAAGTGCACACACGGATACACTAATGCAGATTATCGCCTGCTTTTTTGCATGATTTGCTGACCACACCCCTATCTGTTCCCCTTGCAGCCATGGATCAGGCCCTCTCGCGTTCCACAGAGCCCACCTCATCCAGGCCCTGTACGACAACCTCcccgaggcggccaaggcgcGCTACTTCACGGGGAAGAAGCTCGCGGGCATCGAGGCGACCGAGACGGGCGTCGTCGTGACGTGCGACGACGGGTCGTCGTACGCGGgctccgtcgtcctcggcgccgacggcgtgcaCTCGGCCACGCGCCGCGAGAtgcgccgcctcgccctcgccgaggacccGTCCCGCGAGGCGACCTGGGACGCCGTGACGCCCTACAAGACGAGCTACCAGTGCATGTGGGCCTCGTTCCCGCGCCCGACGGCCCCCGGCCTGAGCAACGAGACCCAGGGGACCGACAGCTCCGTCATGTACATCAGCGGCACCGAGCGCGCCTGGATCTTCCTCTACGAGAAGCTgccggccacgacgacggagcGCATCACCTTCACCGAGGACGACATCGAGGCCTACGCCGGGCGGTTCGCCGACTGGCCCGTCACGGAGACGCTCAAGGTCCGCGACGTCTTCTCGGAGCGCCtcagcgccggcgccgcggccctcgaggagggcatctGCAACAACTGGAGCTGGggcggccgcgtcgtcctcgtcggcgacgccgcgcaCAAGTTCACGCCCAACGCGGGCCTCGGCTTCAACAACGGCGTGCAGGACGTCGTCGCGCTGTGCAACCGGCTGCGGAGGTTCGTCGGTGGTAGCGGTAGCGGTagcggcgacgagggggcTGCCGACGACAggacgactacgacgacgacgacgacgacgacgacgacgacgacggcaaagaCAACGGCAAAGACAACATCGACGACGGACTACGCGGAGCTCGAGAGCCTGTTCGAGGAGTACCGCAAGGAGAGGCGGGAGCTGCtggacgccgacctcgacgagtcGGTGCGCGTCACGAGGATGCACgcgtgggcgtcgacgtgGGACTGGATCATGTCGCGGTACATCCTGTCGTGGGGGTTCATCCAGCGGCTCTTCGTCACCTTCTTCGTCACGCCCAAGATGCAGAAGGCCGGCGTCATCGACTTCATCTCCAAGCCGGAGCCGTTCGAGGGCACCTACAAGTGGCTGCATCCGCTGCTCAAGAGCGTCCCCAAGGAACGGATTGCGTGAAGAACCCCTCTCTTTTGTGTGTTTGAATAACTGTTTCGTTTCGTTGAGCATAGCATAGCAtagcatggcatggcatggcatggcatggctgGATAGACATTTTCCTCTCATTTCATCCCCTGACACACCAAATAAAATGGAGAGTGGTGGTCATCATTACCCGATTCTTGTAATGTGAGTGAGTGCAGATGTCTCCCGATGAACTCTCATTGCCGCCACCTCACAAAACCAAGAAGACGACTCTATACTCCTCAAAGATCCAAGGTGATTTCTAGACATGTCGTCAATTGATACTACTGTTGAGGCTCCCGGCAGTTATCGATTCATGTCCAATGGGCGCCTGGGTGCTTACTGAGCCCATTGCATGTGCACCCATGGCGTTCATGGCGTTCATGGCGTTTTTATGGCGTTTATGGCTGTCTGCTGTCCAGTGGCTGAATGCGCTGGGGCTTCTATAGCGACCGAGATCATTGCCCATAAGATGTGAACTGCAGGCCCTCAGGCGGGTTGGCTTAGTGGCTGACAATACAGACTGAAATCTCACTGAGTCCCTTCaacctcactcactcactcacgcCTTCACACATTGGCCGCATCTTACGACAAGTCATCACAGATGAAGCAAGGAGACGGTAGATGCAGCATATGCACATTCAAGCTGGCCATGATCGATGAGGCCCCTTGAGCCTTCACGCTCTGCCACAGCCCCCTTCATTCCCCGAAGCCCTCCGGAAGAACCAAGATCTTATTGGCCTGGCGACCCCATGGAAATCGACACCCAAGAACAGAATGCGTCATCGCACACACCGACGACCCCCTTGGCTGGTTGGATCCCGTGGTCATGGGGACAAAACCTGGTTATGAGGCCTCATTGACCAATCGCCCAAGAGAGGTATGATGCTGAGGCACTGTGAGCCAACCACTCTTTGCCGTCGTATAATTGCCATGATGTTCTACTTCAGGGACTCGACTGTCAGTAACTGTTGATGCTGTTCATCCGAATATTCAGTCTTAATATACCaatctcatctcatcagacGACCGTGACACGTCCACAAATACCATCAGTACATATAGTTCATGTCAGAACAGAACGCTTCACTCACGCCATGCATCTCATGACAATCGTcgcccttgccctcctcACCCCGAGCCCGACCGCCGAGCCCGAGTGGACGTCGGACGAGGCCTTCACCTCCGCCGTGCTCAACAGCACGAACCACTACCGCGGCGAGCACAAcgcctccgccgtcgcctggaacgacaccctcgccgccttcgccgccggctacctcgacgacatgcccggcgacgacggctgCGTCTTCGCGCACTCGGGCGGCCCTTACGGCGAGAACCTGGCCAAGGGGTACCCGGACGCGGCGCGCAGCGTCGAGGCCTGGGGCGACGAGCGCGACGACTACGACTttgacgagggcgagttCGACGAGGACACCGGCCACTTCACGCAGCTCGTGTGGAAGGCCACCACCGACGTCGGCTGCGGCCGCAGGCTGTGCGGCGACGGGCAGTGGTATCTCGTATGCGAGTACTGGCCGAGGGGCAACGTCCAGGGCCAGTTTGTGGAACAGGTGCAGGAGGAGGCGCTCGGGGTGAGGTGTGCCCCCGGGACGATGCTGTTCGGTGTTGTCGGAATGGCCTCACTCTGGGTATTGGTATGATGGGTGTTGGATAGTGACAACATGGGACGTGATTGAAATAGAATGCTGCATACGGTAATAACAGCCCTATCCTGTTGCAGCATCCTTGAGATGCAAATGGTCATGCCACTCCGTTTCACCCAACCTACCTGGCTAACTGAACGACCTTTAAATCGGCTTTGCTAGTTTGTCCTGCTCCGAACCTGACTTGGACCCTGCCCGTAGCAAAGTGCAACGAGACGGACTCGGTGAGCATccctcgatgatggcctgACTTGGCAAAGCACGCCGACGGACCACGGTGCATCAGGCTCCCGTCCATCCCAcgcatcctcctccacgcCACTGCGAGACATCTTGAATCCTACCGGCGGCCGTTGGTTGGTCGCCTGGCCACCGCGCTCCTGCGTGGCGACATGCAGCCATGCTCACCTACCCACGCCTAGCATGGTTCACTCGGACTCGGGCGAATCAGAGACGGGTGATAATCTCGTTTTGCAGGACGAGCTCTCGCGGCCATTGGAcgctgggggaggggagtggTTGTCCGCCTTTTCAGCTTCATGTCTGCTGACGACACGACAGCCAGCCCTTTCTGGCCCCCCTCGGTCGCGATCCCACGGACGCGGGACATGGTATACATCAGCGGGGGAGGATGGCCGTTTTTCATGCATCTTGGCTCCTCGTTTCGAGTTTGAACGACGCCATCTCTCGTCGATAATCCGCCTCGAGTCTCCAATCATCGACGCCGTGTCCGACTCCCCTCGCCGCGACAACCATGAGCGGCAAGTCGCGCATCAGGAGGATCCTGGTCTGCGTCGACGGGACCTTCTACAACCCGGACGGAAAAGAAGGTGAGAATCGCCACCACGGCTATGAGAACATCCCCCCGTCGCAAGCTGTGTTAACCGCGAATCGCATAGGCAAGGGCGCCGGCAACAACACCAATGTCTTCCGCATCTTTGCCTCGGTGAGGTTCGGCAAGTTTATCGATGAGAACGGcaacgaggtcgagcaggtAAGGGAGGGCTCTCTTCACTCTCTGTGATGGTGCTGAGCTGACCGCGTATGATGAGAGTCCTAGATCCCGAAATACTTCCCCGGAATCGGGCTCGAAAAGCCGACGTTGACAAAATACAAGGACGGCTACTCAGGGAGTCCCTGCAAGGACCTTATCGAGGAAGTCTTTTACGTATATATGCCCCAAAGCATCTTCCTCATCCAGCTGTATATGCTCACGAGACATAGTACTGCTGCACTCAGATCAAGTcgagcgaggacgaggtaTGGCTGTACGGCTTCAGCCGCGGAGCATGTAGGCCACGCTTTGCCTCCCCATGAGCAACACGCAGCTGACTGTGGTCGCCAAAGACGTCGTTCGAGCGGTGGCTTCTCTGCTGCACAACAACACGCTCAAGGAAGAGGCCGCCCTCGCAGCAGACAAGTCGATCTGGAAACGGATAACACGCCTGGGTCCTCGGAAAAAGAAccccgccggcgagggcatgAACGGGCAGAAGTTCTTGCTTGGGTGAGACGCAGTCACACTCCTCCTTCCAGCGTAACGGACACGAGCTTGTCCTGGCTGACCATTTGATATCAGCCAGGAGAACGGCCGCGAACCCCCGGTGATCAAGCTGCTGGGTCTGTTCGACACGGTCAAGCAGtacaaggacgacgacgagttcgacATCTCCCATGTCAGCTCCATAAAGAATGTTCGACACGCCTTGGCAATGAACGAAGCAAGGCCGCCGTTCCAACCCGTCATGTACGAAGCCCGCGATGAGACGAGTCTCGAAAAGCGAGAGGGGTCGTACCTCCAGGCCTGGTTCGTGGGCGCCCACGGAgacatgggcggcggcggcgtcgacgacggcctctcCCTGTACCCCCTCCAGTGGATGCTGAACGAGAGCCGGGACCTCGGCCTGGTACTCGAGTACAACCCGCGCCCCCAGCTGAAAGATCTTATCCAGGACCCTTTGAAGCTGGCGTTcccgagcccgccgccgctcaaCCTGGTCGTCGATTCGAAGCAGCCCGACGAGCCTCAGCCGTGGACGTACAGGTACTCCAACGGGGTCGAGGCCACGATGTACGATCTCCGGCGGTCCCATCGACACGGGAATCTGCAGGCGATACTGCATAACAAACTGAAGAAGCAGGGGCCGCGAAGGGCCACGCACAACGTCCAGCTGAACCGCAGCATGCTCGGGACCTTGACAACTCTCGGCAAGAGGAAGGTGTTTGATACGGCATCTCAAAGCCTCGAGGGATACGAAAAGACATGTCAGTGGGACGGGGGGGGCGTCTCTTTAATTTTAACTCTGCCGGGGAACAATGCTGACTATTATATCTCGCACATAGCCGGCGACGTAACCATCATACACCCGTCCGTCTACTTTCTACTGGATACGTACCCCATGCTCGGAATCAAGGAGGCTCTCCAGGGTTTTGGCGAACAGCTGAAGTCATTCAAGAGGGACTCGATGACGTTTGTCTCGAGCGAGCAGGACATGCCCTTCGACCCTTGGGTCAGAGACATCCTCCCGGAACACTCGACCTGCAGGATCCTCATCTGTGGCAATACCGGAGTCGGCAAATCCACTCTACTGAACAAGGTGTTTGGCTTGCCAATGGTGAGTTGTTATTCCCATGCGCctcggagagagagagagagagagagagagagagagagagagagagagagagaatggaCACTAAGATCGTGTGTGCCCAGACCCAGGAAAACTCAGACCAGAGAGGCGAGCACAACATCGAGGACGGCTTCGAGTCGGATCAGCACCcgggcatcatcatccacgACTCGGAGGGGTTCCAGGCCGGGAACAAGAAGGAGTTGGCCGTGTTCAAAAAGTTCCTGAGGAAGCGGGCCGAGAGCAAGGACCTACGAGATCAGCTTCACGCGATATGGTAGGAAAGCCAAAGGCCCCTCCCGAATCAACATCTGAGATGTGTGTAACCCTCGGCTGACACTTGACTCTTTTTCTCTCATCCCAGGCTTTGCATCGACACGGACACCGATCGTCCTGTGCAGTCAGCTCTCGCCAACGTCCTCCAGGAGGTGTCCAAGAGCGCGCCCGGGACGCCGCTCGTGATCGTGGGAACCAAGAAGGACAAGTTCCTCAAGCTGCGCCGGCTGGACGATCACTCCGAAAAGACGGCGGACGATGCTGGGAAGAAAGGACAAGAGGAGGTCGAACAGGACCTGCTTTCGGTCCGAGAAGCCCTGTTCAGGAGCAAGTTCGAGACGGAGGCCGAGACATGCGATATATGGCCTCAACTGAACGCCAAATTCGCCTTTGTGTCCCGCTGTAAGTTCGGCCCCGCCCTCAAACCACTTGACTTAAATCGATATTGTTGTAGTCGCTGCTCACTTACACCTCTCCCTCTAactccctccctttcttATAGACGACCAGCAGTCCATCAAAGAGCTGATACGCAAGACGACGGGCTCCTTTGGCGACGCGGTGACGTCCGAGGCCATGATCGCCGCGCAGATccccgacgtcgacgccaagaTAGACCAGGCGGTCGAGAAGACGCTGCGGCTCCTGCGGACGGCGGTGAACACGGCGTCGCTGGGCGCGGGCCTCGGGCTCACGTCGTACgtggcgacgccgtccatCTCGCGGCACCTCTGCCACGAGATCGCGCACGGGTGCTTCGGCATGCCGGCGGCCAAGGTGGACGAGGTCAACTCGGTGCTGAGCCGGCTCGTGTGGGCGAACCTGTCGTCCTTCATGGCGCAGACGCTCGGCCAGTTCAGCGTCATCTGGGGCGGCATCGCGTTCCTGACGGCCACGACGGTGGTGGGCAGCATCCcgctcatcgtcggcgcgcCGCTGTtcgaggcgccggcggcggcgcgcatGGTCATCAAGTGCGCGTGCGACATgatcctcatcctcgccgacgccttcCGCGCGGGCGGCAAGAGCGCGAGCCGGGCAGCGATCGaggccgcgacggccgcctACACCAAGAACCGGATCCcggtggccgagggcggcggcgagggcggcccgGGGCCGGTGGGAGGCGCGCGCGTGCTCCGGTCCCGTCGGCGGCTCGTGCACCAGGAGGTCAACAAGCTCATCCCGCTGGTGTCGAGCGTCGCCATGGAGGCGCTGCGCAAGAGGAGCGCGTCGGTGGCCATGGGCGCGTACCGGCAGAAGAGCGTGTCGGAATACCGGGACGGCATGACGAGTATCCTGGCCAAGTACGGCAGCGCGAGTCACGAAGCGGCGGCCACTGACGGGCTCGAGCTGGACGGGGCCGACGCTGCCTCCATCGGTTCGGCCACGTTGTACTCGGAGTCGGCATACTTTGATATTtccgaggacaaggaggagatGAAGCAGTTCCTGGGTGAAAAagacggggaggaggatgtgGTGGTAAACGAGAGAGGGAAGATTGGGCCGCAAAGAGTCGATATTCATGTATGAAGCGCTCGGGAGGGGGTTATTTGAATCTGTGATAGATGGCCATTTTCTGTTTTCTTCGCGCCCTGTGAAGCAGAGAATAAAATCTCACGCTGTTAACACACATCGTTCACATTGTTGCAGGGAATCGAATCCTACGTCAGTGCTATTGTGACGAGGGATCGAGTCTCACGTCAGCACGACTCTTGGGTTTCCTGTCCAAGAGTAGCACAGATTTTCATCTCAGCTGTGTCTCACTCATCTCGCAGTAACAATAAGATCATACAGTCGAAGACGGCAAGGGGCTCTTGTGAAAGCTCCTGTAGCGATTGTGTCCCGGCCGTGTTATGGCCTACTTGTAGGGAAATGTTGATAGACGTATTGTGTATATAACGAACCGCCATGAAACCATATACTGCAATCAGGATCAGGATCTGTATCCGTATCTGTCATTCTCTACCCAACGCCCTGATGCCGTCCGTCCCACCCCCAGCGGCAGCGGAAATGGACAACTTTATTTGCCGAAACCGAGGCGCCAGCGCGTATCCCTGTCCGCGCCAATACTTAGGTTGTTGTGGCTTTCGCACTAACATAAACACAGTTCGTCCTCTTGACGACCGAATCCCTGCCCGCGCAAAGACAACAGCGCACGCAACCCCGCTCCGGCCATTCACAGACTTCTCATTTATAAGACGGACGCCCGAGGACGGACATCGATATCAACGTGCGTCTTTGTTGATAGAAGAAGGGTATCGAGAGCATCACGTAGACTACGGAATCGATAGCCCAGGAGAGTGGCGAGCGTTGTcagacccccccccccccccccctctctctccgtGTTCAACCATGGAGCTGTCCCTGGGCCTCTTGCTCCGGGCGCTTGATGTTCTCGCGGCTGGCTACGTTGTCAAGTTCTTCGTCCGTCTGTACCAAGTCCGAACCAAAGTCCGCGCCGTCTCGAAAGAACATGGAGTGGTACGTTGATATGAGCACTATGAGTGACCACTGGCTGGCTTGACTTGCCACTCAACCCCATATCATCATCCCAGACAAGACGCTGATAACCGGCAGGAAATGCTCCCTCACTCCTTTCTCTTCGGCCACCTGCTCGTCATCGGCACCATGATGGCGAAGCAGCCCCCGGGCCTCTCGGGTCAGGTCATGCCCTTGCTCCTCCTGCAGCAGCACCCGGACCTGTGCAAGAAGGGCGTCGTCTACCTCGACACGTGGCCGATCGGGCCGCCCAtgctcgccgtcttccaccCGCAGATCGCCGACCAGTTCACCCAGGCCCGCTCGCTGCCCAAGCACCCgatgatgaaggaggagTTCGAGCCCCTGACCGGCAACAACGACCTCGTCAACATGGAGGGCCCGACCTGGAAGACGTGGCGCGccgtcttcaacccgggCTTCTCGGCCCGCAACATCCTCTCG from Colletotrichum higginsianum IMI 349063 chromosome 3, whole genome shotgun sequence includes the following:
- a CDS encoding FAD binding domain-containing protein gives rise to the protein MAGDPFRVIIIGGGPSGITAAYALYHAGIDFVVLERRTNVAEDLGASLVLGPPSLRVFHQFGILDKLAEIGGNLYENRAFTTDGQVFKSTRVFDVMVENHGSGPLAFHRAHLIQALYDNLPEAAKARYFTGKKLAGIEATETGVVVTCDDGSSYAGSVVLGADGVHSATRREMRRLALAEDPSREATWDAVTPYKTSYQCMWASFPRPTAPGLSNETQGTDSSVMYISGTERAWIFLYEKLPATTTERITFTEDDIEAYAGRFADWPVTETLKVRDVFSERLSAGAAALEEGICNNWSWGGRVVLVGDAAHKFTPNAGLGFNNGVQDVVALCNRLRRFVGGSGSGSGDEGAADDRTTTTTTTTTTTTTTAKTTAKTTSTTDYAELESLFEEYRKERRELLDADLDESVRVTRMHAWASTWDWIMSRYILSWGFIQRLFVTFFVTPKMQKAGVIDFISKPEPFEGTYKWLHPLLKSVPKERIA
- a CDS encoding SCP-like extracellular protein yields the protein MHLMTIVALALLTPSPTAEPEWTSDEAFTSAVLNSTNHYRGEHNASAVAWNDTLAAFAAGYLDDMPGDDGCVFAHSGGPYGENLAKGYPDAARSVEAWGDERDDYDFDEGEFDEDTGHFTQLVWKATTDVGCGRRLCGDGQWYLVCEYWPRGNVQGQFVEQVQEEALGVRCAPGTMLFGVVGMASLWVLV
- a CDS encoding Peptidoglycan binding domain protein, which codes for MSGKSRIRRILVCVDGTFYNPDGKEGENRHHGYENIPPSQAVLTANRIGKGAGNNTNVFRIFASVRFGKFIDENGNEVEQIPKYFPGIGLEKPTLTKYKDGYSGSPCKDLIEEVFYYCCTQIKSSEDEVWLYGFSRGAYVVRAVASLLHNNTLKEEAALAADKSIWKRITRLGPRKKNPAGEGMNGQKFLLGQENGREPPVIKLLGLFDTVKQYKDDDEFDISHVSSIKNVRHALAMNEARPPFQPVMYEARDETSLEKREGSYLQAWFVGAHGDMGGGGVDDGLSLYPLQWMLNESRDLGLVLEYNPRPQLKDLIQDPLKLAFPSPPPLNLVVDSKQPDEPQPWTYRYSNGVEATMYDLRRSHRHGNLQAILHNKLKKQGPRRATHNVQLNRSMLGTLTTLGKRKVFDTASQSLEGYEKTSGDVTIIHPSVYFLLDTYPMLGIKEALQGFGEQLKSFKRDSMTFVSSEQDMPFDPWVRDILPEHSTCRILICGNTGVGKSTLLNKVFGLPMTQENSDQRGEHNIEDGFESDQHPGIIIHDSEGFQAGNKKELAVFKKFLRKRAESKDLRDQLHAIWLCIDTDTDRPVQSALANVLQEVSKSAPGTPLVIVGTKKDKFLKLRRLDDHSEKTADDAGKKGQEEVEQDLLSVREALFRSKFETEAETCDIWPQLNAKFAFVSRYDQQSIKELIRKTTGSFGDAVTSEAMIAAQIPDVDAKIDQAVEKTLRLLRTAVNTASLGAGLGLTSYVATPSISRHLCHEIAHGCFGMPAAKVDEVNSVLSRLVWANLSSFMAQTLGQFSVIWGGIAFLTATTVVGSIPLIVGAPLFEAPAAARMVIKCACDMILILADAFRAGGKSASRAAIEAATAAYTKNRIPVAEGGGEGGPGPVGGARVLRSRRRLVHQEVNKLIPLVSSVAMEALRKRSASVAMGAYRQKSVSEYRDGMTSILAKYGSASHEAAATDGLELDGADAASIGSATLYSESAYFDISEDKEEMKQFLGEKDGEEDVVVNERGKIGPQRVDIHV